A window of the Paenibacillus woosongensis genome harbors these coding sequences:
- the rfbD gene encoding dTDP-4-dehydrorhamnose reductase yields the protein MRVLVTGAGGQLGQDVLRVFQNAGHIVLPCDRETLDITDFDNCLERTEAFKPDVVIHCAAYTAVDQAESDVDTAYAVNASGTRNMVLAAQSVGAKFCYISTDYVFDGTAKAPYHEYDNTNPQSIYGKSKRAGEVLVQSLSSAFFIVRTSWVYGLHGHNFVKTMLKLGAEKPELKVVNDQKGSPTYTVDLAQFLLELAQTEKYGIYHASNTGECTWFEFAKAIFDEAERIFGQNYPVRVEPCTTEEFPRPAPRPRSSVMEHLAIRTNGLRDLRPWREGLQAFLRELGESDEDKSYSTR from the coding sequence ATGAGAGTTCTTGTAACCGGGGCTGGCGGACAGCTAGGGCAGGACGTTCTTCGTGTATTTCAAAATGCTGGCCATATCGTGCTGCCTTGTGATCGAGAGACATTGGATATAACTGACTTCGACAATTGCTTGGAGCGCACAGAAGCATTCAAGCCGGACGTTGTCATACATTGTGCAGCGTATACAGCGGTAGATCAAGCCGAGAGCGATGTGGATACAGCGTACGCTGTTAATGCCTCCGGCACTAGAAATATGGTGTTGGCAGCTCAAAGCGTAGGCGCGAAATTCTGTTATATCAGTACGGATTACGTGTTTGACGGGACCGCGAAGGCTCCTTATCACGAATATGACAACACGAACCCGCAGAGTATTTACGGCAAATCGAAGCGGGCTGGTGAGGTATTGGTACAGAGCTTATCGTCCGCTTTTTTTATCGTGCGAACCTCTTGGGTATACGGGCTGCATGGGCATAATTTTGTGAAAACCATGCTGAAATTAGGTGCGGAGAAACCTGAGTTGAAGGTGGTTAATGATCAGAAGGGATCCCCGACCTATACCGTTGATTTGGCGCAGTTTTTGCTCGAGCTTGCCCAGACGGAGAAGTACGGGATTTATCATGCTTCCAATACAGGTGAATGCACTTGGTTTGAATTTGCCAAGGCGATTTTTGATGAGGCGGAGCGTATTTTTGGCCAAAACTACCCGGTACGGGTAGAGCCTTGTACTACAGAGGAATTTCCTCGTCCGGCTCCGCGGCCCCGCAGCTCGGTGATGGAACATTTGGCCATTCGAACAAATGGGCTCAGGGATCTTCGCCCATGGCGGGAAGGACTGCAGGCTTTTTTGCGAGAGCTTGGCGAGAGTGACGAGGACAAATCATATAGCACCCGTTAG
- a CDS encoding undecaprenyl-phosphate glucose phosphotransferase yields MIRKNQRFLTQLYILADFMFVQLAFLLAWWVKFESGIIPYEQPLPMEIYAFWSLVYGAVSILAGILISFYSPKRKKRFADEVLKIIQVHFTSLVILLSLMFFVKQVDISRYYLAIYMGFNLLFIMLYRYFLKRSLKQLRRKGYNKQFVLIIGAGSLGRKFHDNLKLYPELGYEIIGFLDDYQQWDPNEKGKYSPILGTVDQLVEILESKLIDEVVLALPLDAHSKYARIIAACEKAGVRALIIPDFFDYLPARPYFDNFAGMPMINVRDIPLDMAGNRLVKRAFDIVFSIAAIIITLPVMLFVVIGIKLTSPGPVIFKQERVGLNRRTFQMYKFRSMNVLPEGAVDTGWTTENDPRRTKFGAFIRKTSIDELPQFFNVLAGHMSVVGPRPERPYFVEQFREEVPKYMVKHHVRPGITGWAQTHGLRGDTSIEERIQHDIFYIENWSMLLDIKIILRTVIHGFVNKNAY; encoded by the coding sequence ATGATCCGGAAAAATCAGCGTTTTCTGACCCAACTGTATATTTTGGCTGATTTCATGTTCGTCCAGCTCGCTTTTCTATTGGCTTGGTGGGTGAAGTTCGAGAGCGGCATTATTCCTTACGAGCAGCCGCTGCCTATGGAGATTTACGCGTTTTGGAGCCTGGTTTACGGCGCCGTATCCATCCTGGCAGGCATCCTTATATCCTTTTATTCGCCCAAACGCAAGAAACGGTTCGCCGATGAAGTGCTGAAGATCATTCAAGTGCATTTCACAAGCCTCGTTATCCTGCTCAGCTTGATGTTCTTCGTGAAGCAGGTCGACATTTCAAGGTACTATCTGGCGATTTATATGGGCTTTAATCTGCTGTTTATTATGCTTTACCGTTATTTTCTAAAAAGATCGCTAAAACAGCTCCGCCGCAAGGGCTATAACAAGCAGTTCGTGCTCATTATCGGAGCGGGATCGCTCGGCCGCAAATTCCATGACAACTTGAAGTTATATCCGGAGCTCGGTTACGAAATCATCGGATTTCTTGACGACTATCAGCAGTGGGACCCTAATGAAAAGGGCAAATACAGCCCAATTCTCGGCACAGTCGATCAACTCGTAGAAATTCTGGAAAGCAAGCTCATCGATGAAGTAGTGCTGGCTCTGCCGCTAGACGCACATTCCAAATATGCGAGAATCATCGCCGCTTGCGAGAAGGCCGGCGTACGGGCGCTGATCATCCCCGACTTTTTCGACTATTTGCCGGCTAGGCCGTATTTCGACAATTTCGCGGGCATGCCGATGATCAACGTGCGTGACATCCCGCTCGATATGGCGGGGAACCGCCTGGTGAAGCGGGCCTTTGACATCGTATTTTCCATAGCGGCTATTATTATAACCTTGCCCGTGATGCTCTTCGTCGTGATCGGAATCAAGCTAACCTCGCCGGGCCCGGTTATTTTCAAACAAGAACGAGTCGGGCTGAATCGCCGGACCTTCCAAATGTATAAGTTCCGTTCGATGAATGTGCTGCCCGAAGGGGCCGTTGACACGGGCTGGACGACGGAGAACGATCCGCGGCGGACGAAGTTCGGGGCATTTATCCGCAAGACGAGTATCGACGAGCTGCCGCAGTTCTTTAACGTGCTTGCGGGGCATATGAGCGTCGTAGGACCCCGTCCGGAGCGGCCTTACTTTGTGGAGCAGTTCCGGGAGGAAGTGCCGAAATACATGGTGAAGCACCATGTCCGCCCGGGCATTACCGGGTGGGCGCAAACGCATGGGCTGCGCGGAGACACATCGATAGAAGAGAGGATTCAGCATGATATTTTCTATATCGAAAATTGGTCGATGCTGCTGGATATCAAAATCATTCTGCGGACGGTCATTCACGGCTTCGTGAACAAAAATGCTTACTAG
- a CDS encoding S-layer homology domain-containing protein, which yields MKQLRRKSNKFLSLVLGLSLLVSSVAGAFAAPALASAESAAKANSLQQHWAGTVLKEWQDKGYIKGDEQGNLQPDGKVTRAQLAALINRSFQLEESKTVSYSDVKTEAWYYKDVVKAAAKGYMKGYEDGTFKPNANVSRQELAVILTSLLGLKPSDASNSFKDTANSPAWSKGAIGAVANSGLMKGNDGNFNPLASATRAEVVSVLDRALKQSSSQAIVTYNKAGSYGPSTGTETIQGSVHITTADVTLNNLVIEGDLLLGEGIGEGDVTLNNVTVKGSTIVEGGGENSIHVVDSVLITVIVNKKDGSVRIVAEGNSVVSQVTLQSGAILEEAGLSGSGFQDLILSEQIPAGAEVSLAGKFETVDVVATSLSIKLTSGSIGELAVGDQATGNNVQIGASALISSLILNAATNVGGQGSIGHAEINASGSNLAQRPGSVSYGNNSSANIGGQLSSGSTGNSSGSGSSNSGGSTQPERNHLIVTNGKVSLKFISAVSGLELADLNVAATVAGDAVSLENVAFDGLANELSFDPLSLEEHYGKQLVVEVTPQEGVTKFSGILSGSVRLEGFAGTIVDVDDQPVADMTIKFRRGLANTNGAVAATVVTDQNGRYLVNLPAGIYTGELNKAGFIKGYVVGVSVSDTFNQNENATAIKVPESGELRIVLTWGEKPLDEDSHLIGPTPAGGNFHTWYADKVHRFNGEVYADLDHDDVDSYGPETTTIRKRVDGVYTFYVHNYSRNGFDGKETLRKSTAKVEVYDATGNPLATYHIPTGEGTELYWHVFDMKIEGTNIEFIDKNLLVDTAPSGSVSEPSAEYALLQQEQNKLASVTTVTYNTQPGEALSLTYPGESLLDDTEVKIRSLFPSSVTDDVYLTKSPDLSKVILSQYNNTGGPVFYSAEVELSRGGFTVTSWINIELPTLDVLLIEAKANAAALGRPELAGEIQAVEDALGNGADITAKIAALQSLLAALANL from the coding sequence TTGAAGCAGCTTAGAAGAAAAAGCAACAAATTCCTGAGCCTGGTTCTCGGACTTTCATTGCTGGTTTCATCGGTAGCGGGAGCGTTTGCTGCACCGGCACTGGCAAGCGCCGAGTCAGCAGCCAAGGCGAACAGCCTTCAGCAGCATTGGGCGGGAACAGTCCTGAAAGAATGGCAGGACAAAGGATACATAAAGGGAGATGAGCAGGGCAATCTGCAGCCGGATGGGAAAGTAACCCGGGCTCAGCTGGCGGCATTGATCAACCGTTCATTTCAGCTGGAAGAGTCCAAGACAGTCTCTTACAGCGATGTTAAGACAGAGGCTTGGTACTACAAAGATGTTGTCAAGGCAGCGGCCAAAGGTTACATGAAAGGTTATGAGGACGGAACCTTTAAGCCAAATGCCAACGTTAGCCGTCAAGAGCTGGCGGTTATTTTAACATCATTGCTGGGGCTTAAGCCTTCCGACGCTTCCAATTCCTTCAAAGATACGGCGAACAGTCCGGCTTGGAGTAAAGGGGCGATTGGTGCTGTAGCGAACAGCGGACTTATGAAGGGGAATGACGGGAATTTCAACCCCCTCGCATCGGCAACCCGTGCAGAAGTTGTAAGTGTGCTGGATCGTGCATTGAAGCAATCATCCAGTCAAGCTATCGTAACCTACAATAAGGCGGGAAGCTATGGACCAAGCACTGGAACCGAAACGATCCAAGGTTCAGTACATATTACGACTGCCGATGTGACCTTGAATAATCTGGTCATTGAAGGCGACTTGTTACTCGGTGAAGGCATTGGAGAAGGGGATGTTACCCTGAACAATGTTACTGTAAAAGGCTCTACCATCGTCGAGGGCGGCGGCGAGAACAGTATTCACGTTGTGGATTCCGTGCTGATCACGGTCATTGTCAATAAAAAAGACGGCAGTGTTCGCATCGTGGCGGAAGGCAACAGTGTAGTGTCACAGGTTACCCTGCAATCTGGTGCTATCCTCGAGGAAGCGGGCTTAAGCGGATCGGGATTCCAGGATTTGATTCTTTCCGAACAAATTCCAGCGGGAGCAGAAGTATCGCTTGCAGGTAAGTTCGAGACGGTCGACGTGGTAGCGACTTCGCTGAGCATTAAATTGACCTCAGGTTCCATCGGCGAGCTAGCTGTCGGCGATCAAGCCACAGGAAATAACGTTCAAATTGGTGCTTCGGCTCTCATTTCCTCGCTGATCTTGAACGCGGCGACAAATGTGGGAGGACAAGGCTCGATCGGTCATGCGGAAATCAATGCCTCCGGTTCTAACCTGGCGCAGCGTCCGGGAAGTGTGAGCTACGGTAACAATAGCTCCGCTAACATTGGCGGACAGTTATCCTCAGGCAGCACAGGGAATTCAAGTGGATCCGGCTCAAGTAACAGCGGCGGTTCGACTCAGCCTGAGCGCAATCATCTCATCGTAACGAACGGTAAAGTAAGCTTGAAGTTCATTAGTGCAGTCTCTGGCCTGGAGCTTGCGGATTTGAATGTCGCTGCGACGGTTGCAGGGGATGCTGTCAGCTTGGAGAATGTTGCTTTCGATGGCTTGGCTAACGAGCTCTCCTTTGATCCTCTATCGTTGGAAGAGCATTATGGCAAGCAATTGGTTGTAGAGGTAACTCCTCAAGAAGGAGTAACTAAATTTAGCGGGATATTAAGCGGAAGCGTGCGTCTTGAAGGCTTCGCCGGTACAATTGTTGATGTAGACGATCAGCCGGTGGCAGACATGACGATTAAATTCCGCAGAGGTCTTGCCAATACAAACGGCGCTGTAGCTGCTACAGTAGTTACCGATCAGAACGGACGGTATTTGGTCAACCTGCCTGCCGGCATTTATACAGGTGAGTTGAACAAAGCTGGGTTTATTAAAGGATATGTTGTTGGAGTATCGGTTAGCGATACGTTCAACCAGAATGAGAATGCTACGGCAATTAAAGTGCCGGAATCTGGGGAACTTCGCATTGTACTGACATGGGGCGAGAAGCCTCTGGACGAGGATTCCCACCTCATTGGCCCTACACCGGCCGGGGGCAATTTCCACACCTGGTATGCAGATAAAGTACATCGCTTTAACGGCGAAGTGTACGCTGATTTGGATCATGACGATGTCGATTCCTATGGTCCAGAGACGACAACCATTCGTAAAAGAGTCGACGGGGTTTACACATTCTACGTGCATAACTATTCCCGGAACGGCTTTGATGGCAAGGAAACCTTGCGTAAATCTACCGCGAAGGTAGAAGTTTACGATGCAACCGGCAATCCGCTGGCTACTTACCATATCCCTACGGGAGAAGGCACTGAACTCTACTGGCATGTTTTCGATATGAAAATCGAAGGCACCAACATTGAGTTCATCGACAAAAACCTGCTCGTAGATACCGCCCCTAGCGGTTCTGTATCCGAGCCAAGCGCAGAGTACGCGCTTCTGCAGCAGGAACAGAATAAGCTGGCTTCTGTTACGACTGTAACGTACAATACGCAGCCTGGCGAAGCATTATCCTTAACGTATCCAGGCGAATCCTTGCTGGATGACACTGAGGTTAAAATACGGAGTCTGTTCCCTAGCTCTGTAACAGATGATGTGTATTTGACGAAGAGTCCGGATCTAAGCAAGGTTATACTCAGCCAGTATAACAACACTGGCGGACCGGTATTCTACAGTGCGGAGGTTGAGCTGAGCAGAGGCGGCTTCACAGTTACTAGCTGGATTAATATTGAACTGCCGACGTTGGATGTTTTGCTCATTGAGGCAAAAGCCAACGCTGCAGCTTTGGGCAGACCAGAGCTTGCGGGTGAAATTCAAGCTGTTGAAGATGCACTGGGGAACGGCGCTGACATAACGGCCAAAATTGCCGCCCTGCAGTCTCTGCTGGCTGCTCTTGCAAATCTATAA
- a CDS encoding glycosyltransferase family 2 protein has translation MTPTVSVHIVTYNSADDIKECLEAVMQQTYGIQQVVIIDNASSDGTVDCVRSFIERVNDTNEFIASKINTEILLVPNPENTGFAPAHNQAIQLTDTDYVLVLNPDVQLRPNYVERLVEYMEQHPDVGSATGLLLLKSAPDTVDSSGIVMNGIWRAFDRGAGEPASEWRESGEVFGVSGAAAVYARTMIKDISIRDEFFDADFFAYKEDVDVAWRARQLGWKAYYCAEAVGLHERGWKKGSRRQQSIFIRRMSYINRYKMLYKNLRGGSWLRPLPKLLAYELLTHGYILLREPRVLSAWKSFWRQLPVLRQKRQEIRNKIQNKDRL, from the coding sequence ATGACACCTACCGTTAGCGTACATATCGTAACTTATAACAGTGCCGATGATATCAAGGAATGCCTTGAAGCTGTCATGCAGCAGACCTATGGAATCCAACAGGTGGTTATTATCGACAATGCTTCATCAGATGGCACGGTGGATTGCGTCAGATCATTTATAGAGCGAGTCAATGATACTAACGAGTTTATCGCCAGCAAGATAAACACTGAAATTCTGCTAGTCCCGAATCCCGAGAATACCGGATTTGCCCCGGCTCATAATCAGGCGATCCAGCTTACGGATACCGACTACGTGTTGGTGTTGAATCCGGATGTGCAGCTTCGGCCGAATTATGTCGAACGACTCGTTGAATACATGGAGCAGCATCCCGATGTTGGCAGTGCTACAGGGCTGCTTCTGCTGAAGTCCGCTCCTGATACTGTCGACAGTTCCGGCATCGTTATGAACGGGATATGGCGTGCCTTCGACCGGGGGGCTGGAGAACCCGCTTCAGAGTGGCGTGAGTCAGGTGAAGTGTTTGGTGTATCGGGAGCGGCTGCCGTATATGCTCGAACGATGATCAAGGACATTTCGATTCGGGATGAATTTTTTGATGCGGACTTCTTTGCTTATAAAGAGGACGTGGATGTCGCTTGGCGGGCTAGGCAGCTTGGCTGGAAGGCCTATTATTGCGCTGAGGCGGTCGGGTTGCATGAACGGGGCTGGAAAAAAGGCAGCCGCAGGCAGCAGTCTATTTTCATTCGCAGAATGTCCTATATAAACCGCTATAAAATGCTTTACAAGAATCTGCGCGGGGGGAGTTGGCTGCGTCCGCTCCCTAAACTGCTAGCGTATGAGCTGTTGACTCACGGTTATATTTTACTAAGGGAACCGAGGGTGTTAAGCGCATGGAAGAGCTTTTGGAGGCAGCTGCCCGTACTCAGGCAGAAACGGCAGGAGATCCGCAATAAAATTCAAAATAAAGACAGGCTTTGA
- a CDS encoding glycosyltransferase family 2 protein, translating into MDLSIIIVSYNTCRLTLDCLQSVFDSRTAYQYEVFVVDNASSDDSVEAISREFPQVILIANEENTGFAKANNQAMEIANGRYVLLLNSDTIIQPETLQTMISLMDERPDLGAAGCKIILPDGSLDKACRRGFPTPSASFYYAFGFSRLFPNTPRFNQYQLGYLDPNEAYPVDCLMGAFMLVRREVIQQIGGLDETFFMYGEDVDWCYRIKEAGWGIQYEPATYIVHYKGASSRRKPFKIIYEFHRAMWVFHRKHYKRHYSWLTNAIIYLGIAVKFMLSLASNKLKPGKPATRPVPASASTQLTQGTDSNMEVRR; encoded by the coding sequence ATGGACTTAAGCATCATCATCGTTAGTTACAATACCTGCCGCCTAACGCTCGATTGCCTGCAATCGGTGTTCGACTCCAGGACGGCTTATCAATATGAAGTTTTTGTAGTCGATAACGCTTCTTCGGACGATTCCGTAGAGGCGATTTCGCGCGAGTTCCCGCAGGTGATTCTTATCGCCAATGAGGAGAATACCGGCTTCGCCAAAGCGAACAATCAGGCGATGGAGATCGCTAATGGCCGCTATGTGCTGCTGCTTAATTCGGATACGATCATTCAGCCGGAGACGCTGCAAACGATGATATCCCTCATGGATGAGCGGCCTGATCTTGGCGCAGCAGGCTGCAAAATCATTCTTCCCGACGGCTCGCTGGACAAAGCCTGCCGCCGGGGTTTCCCTACGCCATCGGCCTCGTTCTATTATGCGTTCGGCTTCTCCAGACTGTTTCCTAATACGCCGCGCTTCAATCAATACCAGTTAGGTTATCTCGATCCGAACGAGGCTTATCCGGTCGACTGCCTGATGGGGGCCTTCATGCTGGTGCGGCGAGAGGTCATTCAGCAAATCGGCGGCCTGGACGAGACCTTTTTTATGTATGGCGAGGATGTCGACTGGTGCTACCGGATCAAGGAAGCGGGCTGGGGCATTCAGTATGAGCCAGCTACATACATTGTTCACTATAAAGGAGCGAGCAGCCGCCGCAAGCCTTTTAAAATCATCTATGAATTCCACCGGGCGATGTGGGTATTCCACCGCAAGCATTATAAGCGCCATTATTCGTGGCTGACCAATGCCATCATTTACTTGGGGATCGCAGTAAAATTCATGCTGTCCTTAGCCAGCAACAAATTAAAGCCGGGCAAGCCGGCAACTCGGCCAGTGCCTGCGTCAGCCTCAACTCAGCTGACCCAAGGAACCGACAGTAACATGGAGGTGAGACGATGA
- the rfbC gene encoding dTDP-4-dehydrorhamnose 3,5-epimerase encodes MKLTPLRLEGASLLEPVVHGDHRGFFMESYNEQVMKQLGVNHHFIQDNQSLSAEPGVLRGLHYQLNPKAQTKLIRVLTGAIYDVILDIRRSSPTFGQWIGVILSEHNKRQLLVPKGFAHGFCTLVPNTQVLYKVDEYYSPEHDRGILWNDPALNIDWPVSEPLLSDKDRNHPTFADAEMNFD; translated from the coding sequence ATGAAATTAACTCCTTTAAGGTTAGAAGGCGCCAGCCTGCTAGAACCGGTGGTACATGGCGATCACCGGGGTTTTTTTATGGAGAGTTACAATGAACAGGTTATGAAGCAGCTTGGAGTCAATCATCATTTCATCCAAGATAACCAATCACTATCTGCAGAGCCTGGTGTTTTGCGCGGGCTGCATTACCAGTTGAACCCTAAAGCACAAACCAAGCTGATCCGGGTGCTCACGGGGGCAATCTATGATGTAATTCTGGATATTCGTCGCAGCTCACCTACTTTTGGACAATGGATCGGAGTCATTCTCAGCGAGCATAATAAGCGTCAACTTCTAGTACCTAAAGGATTTGCCCATGGATTCTGTACCTTGGTGCCGAATACGCAAGTCCTTTATAAAGTGGACGAATATTATTCCCCGGAACATGACCGCGGCATATTATGGAATGATCCGGCTTTGAACATTGACTGGCCGGTTAGCGAACCATTGCTATCCGATAAAGATCGGAATCACCCGACATTTGCGGATGCAGAAATGAACTTTGATTAG
- a CDS encoding phosphatidylinositol-specific phospholipase C/glycerophosphodiester phosphodiesterase family protein, with protein sequence MRNKLLYSLLVVCALGIVLLAIWQRPAEPSFTGFKAHRIIAHAMGGIEDMTYTNTRDAFIANYEKGTRVFEVDLLLSKDDQLIARHEWGQFFTNMLRQQDGISEERSGAVWSAEEFKQAKVDGRYEPLFWDDIVELLAEYPDIYIVTDTKQIKPEEIDSIFAKIVDSTKRKDPNLLERIVPQIYNQPMLGQIKQHYPFDSVIYTLYQSQDSDRQVVNFARSNGIAAVTVSEGRVNEQLVRSLKRAGIPTYVHTINDMKLVSDYKKMGVYGFYSDFLAGDQADSAS encoded by the coding sequence ATGAGAAACAAGCTGTTATATAGTCTGCTGGTCGTCTGTGCGCTAGGAATCGTGCTGCTTGCGATATGGCAGCGGCCGGCAGAGCCATCATTCACCGGCTTCAAAGCTCACCGTATCATCGCCCATGCCATGGGCGGCATTGAAGACATGACCTACACGAATACACGAGACGCTTTTATAGCCAACTATGAGAAGGGTACCCGGGTGTTTGAAGTGGACCTGCTGCTGAGCAAGGATGACCAGTTGATCGCTCGACATGAATGGGGACAATTTTTCACGAACATGCTCCGTCAGCAGGACGGGATCAGCGAGGAGCGGTCCGGGGCTGTTTGGTCGGCAGAGGAATTCAAACAGGCCAAGGTCGACGGAAGATACGAGCCGTTATTTTGGGACGATATCGTAGAGCTGCTGGCCGAATATCCGGATATCTACATTGTGACAGATACGAAGCAGATTAAGCCTGAGGAAATCGACAGTATTTTTGCCAAAATCGTTGACAGTACGAAGCGCAAGGATCCGAACCTGTTGGAGCGCATCGTGCCGCAAATCTACAACCAGCCAATGCTGGGGCAGATCAAGCAACATTATCCTTTTGATTCCGTAATCTATACGCTTTATCAATCGCAGGACAGTGACCGGCAAGTGGTCAATTTTGCTAGGAGCAACGGAATCGCCGCAGTGACCGTGTCCGAAGGGCGTGTTAACGAGCAGCTGGTTAGATCCTTGAAGCGGGCTGGAATACCGACTTATGTCCACACAATCAATGATATGAAGCTGGTGTCCGACTATAAAAAAATGGGCGTCTATGGCTTCTACAGCGATTTTCTGGCTGGGGACCAAGCGGATTCTGCCTCTTGA
- the rfbB gene encoding dTDP-glucose 4,6-dehydratase: MKLLVTGGAGFIGSNFVLYMLRQYPEYEIINVDSLTYAGNLENLKSVENNPKHTFVKADITDAKAMDDLISQGVDVIVNFAAESHVDRSILEPDVFVKTNVLGTQVLLDAARKYEITKFVQVSTDEVYGTLGDTGFFTEKTPLEPNSPYSSSKAGGDLLVRAYHETFGLPVNITRCSNNYGPYQFPEKLIPLMISKALADESLPIYGDGLNVRDWLYVEDHCSAIDLVIHKGRNGEVYNVGGHNERTNIQIVKTILEQLGKPESLITFVKDRPGHDRRYGIDPTKIMNELGWKPKHNFETGIKETIEWYLQNKEWWTRIQSGAYQEYYAKQYGERLGERA, from the coding sequence ATGAAATTGCTGGTTACAGGTGGTGCCGGATTTATCGGCAGCAATTTTGTGCTATATATGCTGCGGCAGTACCCGGAGTATGAAATTATAAATGTGGACTCTCTGACGTACGCAGGCAATTTGGAAAATTTAAAATCGGTGGAGAATAACCCGAAGCATACGTTTGTTAAGGCCGACATTACGGATGCAAAGGCGATGGATGACCTTATCAGTCAAGGCGTTGATGTCATCGTGAATTTTGCAGCGGAATCCCACGTGGACCGGAGCATCCTGGAGCCGGACGTATTCGTGAAGACGAATGTGCTGGGTACCCAAGTGTTGTTGGATGCCGCCCGTAAGTATGAGATTACAAAGTTTGTTCAAGTCTCTACGGATGAAGTTTACGGTACACTTGGAGATACGGGATTTTTCACGGAGAAGACGCCGCTCGAACCTAACAGTCCATACTCCTCAAGTAAAGCTGGAGGAGATTTACTTGTCCGTGCTTATCACGAGACATTTGGTCTTCCTGTAAATATTACGCGCTGCTCCAACAACTACGGCCCATATCAATTTCCGGAGAAGCTGATCCCCCTTATGATCTCTAAAGCTTTGGCCGACGAGTCGCTTCCAATCTATGGTGATGGCTTGAATGTTCGGGATTGGTTATACGTTGAAGATCACTGCAGCGCAATTGACCTTGTGATTCATAAGGGGAGAAATGGCGAAGTATATAACGTTGGTGGTCATAATGAGCGAACCAATATACAAATTGTTAAAACCATTTTAGAACAATTAGGTAAACCCGAATCTCTCATTACTTTCGTAAAAGATCGCCCAGGACATGACCGCCGTTATGGCATTGATCCGACCAAAATTATGAATGAACTGGGCTGGAAGCCGAAGCATAACTTTGAAACAGGCATCAAGGAAACGATTGAGTGGTATTTGCAAAATAAAGAGTGGTGGACTCGCATCCAGTCTGGAGCATACCAGGAGTATTATGCCAAGCAGTATGGCGAGCGCCTCGGTGAGCGTGCATGA
- a CDS encoding heptaprenylglyceryl phosphate synthase, translating into MKQTISTWRHVFKIDPDRHLDDAALEAICLSGTDAVMIGGSSGVTYDNTVELLARVRWFEVPCVLEVSSLEAVVPGFDLYMIPMVLNTKHPDWLIGHHARAAHKYSYLIPWEQLIPEGYIILNPDCTAAAVSEANAALTESEAAAYAEIADKLLHLPIVYVEYSGMFGNLDLVSAVHRSLSGSQLFYGGGIKDAGTARLAAAVCDTIVVGNALYSNLEQALSTVAAVKPSRV; encoded by the coding sequence TTGAAGCAAACGATATCGACCTGGCGACATGTGTTCAAAATAGACCCCGACCGCCATTTGGATGATGCGGCCCTGGAGGCGATCTGCCTGTCCGGTACCGACGCCGTCATGATCGGAGGCTCAAGCGGCGTTACCTATGATAATACGGTAGAGCTTCTAGCTCGTGTCCGCTGGTTCGAGGTTCCTTGCGTGCTGGAGGTATCCAGCCTGGAGGCGGTCGTTCCCGGCTTTGATTTATACATGATTCCGATGGTGCTGAACACGAAGCACCCCGATTGGCTGATCGGCCACCATGCACGAGCCGCTCATAAATATAGCTATTTGATCCCTTGGGAGCAGTTGATTCCTGAGGGCTATATCATTTTGAACCCGGATTGCACTGCAGCAGCCGTCTCCGAGGCGAATGCAGCCCTGACGGAATCCGAGGCGGCGGCATATGCGGAAATCGCCGACAAACTGCTGCATCTGCCGATTGTTTATGTGGAATATAGCGGCATGTTCGGCAATCTGGATCTGGTCTCCGCCGTCCATCGCTCATTGAGCGGTTCGCAGCTGTTCTATGGCGGAGGGATCAAGGATGCCGGCACGGCGCGGCTGGCCGCTGCGGTCTGCGATACGATCGTGGTTGGCAATGCGCTGTACAGCAATCTGGAGCAGGCGCTGTCAACGGTGGCTGCGGTTAAGCCAAGCCGAGTGTAG